DNA from Streptomyces rishiriensis:
CCGCCGTCCCGGCGACGGAGGATTGGCGGCCGCCTCTTGTCCACCACCGGGGCCGCCACATCGTCGACGCGCGGGGGCGCCGCTTGCGGCTCAGGTCCGCCGGACGGGACGGCTCCCAGGGCTCGTGGCGTACGCCGTGGGCATCGCCGTCGGGCCGGGACCGTGCACACCGCTACCGCAACGGGCGGCGCGTGGCCCTCGCGTTGACGGTCGCCGGACCACCCTGCGGCGCGGGCGCGGCCCCCCTCGCGTCCCGGAACCTCCGCGAAATTGTCCGTGGTCGGTAACAGGCGGATCCTGTCGTGCCTTTTCCCCGTCCTGACATCTGCACGGGATCCACCGAGGGGCGGGATCCTCCGACACGACACGGACAGGGCAGACATGGCGCGGCATGGCGGGCGGGGATGGTACGGCCGGGTTATCGCGGCTGCGGTGGGTGTGACGGCGATGGCCGCCGTCACCTCGGTGTGGACCGCGCAGGCCGGCCCGGTGGACGGAGGCAAGGCGGGAGCGGGCGCCTCTGCGAGCCCCTCCGCCGCGGGCTCCCTGCCGGCCCGGGTGTCGGTGGACATCGCCCACGCGTCGGACCACGGTGCCCGAGGCGTCAACATCACCATCGACGACGGTCCGGACCCCGACTGGACGCCGCAGGTCCTGCAGGTGCTGCGGGAGAACGGTGTGAAGGCGACCTTCTGCATGGTGGGCTCGCAGGCCCAGGCCCACCCCGACCTGGTCAAGGCCGTGGTGGCGGACGGACACCGGCTGTGCGACCACACGGTGTCGCACGACACCACCATGGACACCAAGCCGGACTCCTACCAGTCGCAGCAGATCCTGGACGCCGAACGGATGATCACCGAGGCCTCCGGGGGCGTCCGCCCGGTGTACTACCGGGCTCCGGGTGGCGCCTTCACTCCCTACAGCCGCGATCTCGCCGCGTCCCGCGGGATGCGGCCGCTGGGCTGGAACGTCGACACCAAGGACTTCGAGCGGCCGGGCACCGCCGCCATCGTCGCCACCGTCGAGAACGAGGTGTCCAACGGCCCGACGATCCTCTTCCACGACGCGGGCGGGGACCGCTCACAGACCGTGGCGGCCCTGCGCGAGGTCCTGCCGTGGCTGCGGCAGCAGGGGTACTCCTTCGGTTTCCCGGTGATCTGAACGCGAGCTCACTCCACGCCGCGCCGGTCGTCCTCGCTCCAGGCCCGGGTGTCCCGGGGCTGGACGTAGGGCTCCTCGTCCTCGGGCAGTCCGCCGGCCACGGCCCGCTGCCGGGCCAGCTCGGCGTCGAACTCCAGGCCGAGCAGGATCGCGATGTTGCTGATCCACAGCCACACCAGGAAGACGATCACCGCGGCCAGCGTCCCGTAGGTCTTGTTGTACGAGCCGAAGCTGGCCACGTAGAAGGCGAAGCCGGCGGAGGCGACCAGCCAGATCACCAGGGCCACCACGCTCCCGGGCGTGATCCACCGCAGTCCGCGGCCCCGGACGTTCGGCGTCGCCCAGTACAGCAGAGCGATCATGATCGTGACCAGAACCACCAGCACGGGCCACTTCGCGATGGACCACACGGTCAGCGCCGTGTCGCCGATGCCCAGCGCGGCGCCGGCCTGCCGGGCCAGACCTCCGGTGAACACCACGATCAGCGCGCTGGCGACCGCGAGCACCAGAAGCACCACCGTCACCCCCACGCGCAGCGGCAGCACCTTCCACACCGGCCGCCCCTCGGGCATGTCGTACACCGCGTTGGCGCTGCGGATGAAGGCGGCCGTGTAGCCGGAGGCCGACCACACCGCCAGCACGAGACCGACGACCGCCATGACCGAGCCGACGCCGCCTCGGCCCTGAAGTTGCTGCACCGCGTCACTGATGATGTCCCGGGCCGAACCCGGCGCCACCTTGCGGAGGTTGTCGAGGACCTCGTCGGTCGCCGACTGCCCCGCCACACCCAGGAGCGACACCAGCACCAGCAGAGCCGGGAACAGCGACAGCACCCCGTAGTACGTCAGTGCCGCGGCCCGGTCCGTGAGTTCGTCGTCCTGGAACTCCCGCAGTACGCCTTTGACCACGGCCGACCAGGAGTGCTTCGGCAACTGCCCCGGCCCGTCCGGCGCCCGCCGTTCCACCAGTTCGTCCGGCCCCGCCGTCCGCTCCCGACCGGTCGTCCCGGGCTCGGCGTCGTCATGGTCGGATGTCGATGTGCGTGCCATGACGACGGAGTAACCGCGACCGGCCGTTCCATGCCTCTCAACGCGGCGCGGCGCGGGGGCCGTAGTGGCGGGCCAGGGCGTGGAAGGCCTGTTTCGGTTCCCAGTGCCAGCCGGCTTCCGGGTGACCGGGGCGGTTCCGGACGGTTCTGGTGACGGCGTAGGACGCCATGTCCAGGTCGTAGCGGGGGTCGTCGGCGCGGTGCGGGGCGTCCGGGGTGACGAACTCGAAGGCCATCGCCGCGTACAGTCCCATCGCCTCGAAGACGCCGAGGAGTGTGGTGAGGTGCTCCGCCTGGGTGCGTTCGCTGCGGACCAGGTGGCCCTTGATCTCCTCCGGGTCCTTGTCGTGGTCGACGACGTCCCAGCCCATGCCGCCGGCGTCCGGGGCGCCCGCATAGGCGCAGGCGCCGAACTCGGTGATGGCCAGCGGCTTCCCCCGGCGGGTGTGGCGGCGCAGTTCCCTCACATGGTCGGCGGGTCGCGGGAAGGAGGAGTAGTAGTCGATGCCGACGATGTCGAACAGCGACCAGTCGACCTGGTCGTCCTGTGCGGCGGCGTAGGACAGCCGGCCGTCGAAGACCGAGCGGCCGGTGCTTGCGGCACGGGCCGTGAAGGCGTCCAGACGGCGTTGCATGACGACGGGGTCGTAGGTCCCGTTCATGAGGTTGCGTACGCGTTCCAGCACCGTCCCGCCCGGCACGATGCCGGGCACGAAGAGCCAGAACTCGCAGCCCACGCTGAGGTCCACGCTCGCGCCCTGTCGGCGCAGGCGCTGCGCGACCCGGCCGGTCTCCGCGAGGTGTTCGAGGATGTCCCGCGCCGGGACGTCTCCCAGCGTGGGCTGAAGCCATACGTGCAGGCCGCGTTCGGCCGCCTCGGTCGCGGTCGCCGCGAGACGTTCCACGCCGTCGCCGGTGACGTCGACCGTGTCGGCGTGCAGGTCCTGGCGGATGGCGCGCAGGTCCGCGCGCATCCGCTCGGCCGTCCACCCCGTGGCGGGGGTCTCGCCCTCCCCCACCGTGTAGACGACGCCCCGACGCCGCAGTCCGCGCTCTCGTTCCGTGGCGTGTGCCCGGCCCGCAGGTGCGAGCACGGCCGCCGCGCCGGCCGCCGCCGTCCCGGCCAGGAACCCGGCCCGGCTGATCCCCTTGGTTCGCTCCATGTCCTTACGGTGGTGGACGCGCGCGGGGGACGCAGTCGGCCGATGGTCCGGAACGTCGCGACGAAGGTCGGTGAGGGGGCCGGGCCGGCCGTCGTATCGGCGACCCGGACGCGTCCGAAAGGCGTCGCCGGGGTGTGCCGGGTTCCGGCCCCCCTCTCCTCAGCCGACCGTGGCCTGCCCGTACGGCACGAGTCGTACCGGGCCCACGAGACCGAAGTCCTGTCGGGCGACGGCTCCGAAGACCGCGGGCTGGGCGACCCGCAGCCGGTTGACGAGCGGGACGGCCACCTCCACCTCGATCACGTTACGGCCGCGCCGGAGCAGGGGGCCGACGTCGACGACCGGGTGGAGACGGTCGACGACCGGGGCGCCGGTGCCGTTGACGGTGACCCGGGCTGTGTCGGAGACCTGGCCGAGTTCCAGGTGGGCGCCGTGCGCGGAGGTCCACCCGGACGGCAGGTCGATCGTCGTCCGGTAGCGTCCGATACCCGCCGAGTCCGCCAGTTCCGGGATCGCCGACCAGGGCAGCAGCGTGTCGAGGGTCAGCGTGCGGTGGACGTGGTCGGTACGGGTGGGGGCGGAACCGGGGTACCAGTCGTCGACGTCCAGCTGCCAGCGGCCCGCGGTGATCGGGGCGGGTACGGACGGGATGGCCGTGGTGACCGTGCGGCCCGAGGACAGCCGTGTCGTGCGGGTGCCCGCCTCGGTCGAACGGATCGTCAGCGAACCCCTGTCGAAGAGGGCTTCGGAGGCGTCCGTGTCGACGACGTGCGGCCTGGCCCCGTTCCGGTCGCCGAAGAGTCCCGGACGCCCCAGGGCGACGATCATCACCTGGCCGGGCTGGAGGGCGACCCGCACGGTGACGTCGCCGTCGTCCTCGGTGTACCGGGCGATCCGCGTGGCCTCGCCCGTCCAGGGGTCGAGCAGGTAGGGGATCGTCGTCCCGCCGCGTGTCCGGCGCGTGTGGCGCAGGGTCACCTGGTGGTCGATCGCGGCCACGGGCGGTTTGACCGTCTCGGCGTGCTTGCCGTTGCAGAGGTAGTAGAAGTCGGCGTCCCGGGTGACGCGGTGTGCGTTGAGGAGCGTGGAGGCTGTGGCGTGGCGTACGTCGGGGACGACACCGAGTCCGGTGAGTGCGTCGCCCACGGCGGCCTTGTCGGTGACCCGGGTGACGTTGGGCAGAGCGAGCAGCCGGGTCAGGAGGTCCCGCAGCCGGTCGTTCTCGCCGTCGTCGGGGACGCCGGGGGTGAGCGGCTGGTCGAAGGCGCCCAGCAGGACGATCGGCAACCCCGCCCCGGCCAGTGTCAGCAGGCGGCGGGCATCGGCCGTGGCGAGGGTGGGGGTGGAGGAGTAGAAGAAGTCGCCCTCGACGAACAGGGCCTTGTAGGCCGGTCCGTCCGGGGCGAGCCGGCCGCCCGAGACGGTGGCGTTCGGCAGGTCGAGCAGCGGACCGCTGAGGAACTGGTGGGTCCAGCCGAGCGGTACACCGGTCGCGGTGAACCAGGACGCGCCGATGCCGGTGGCGGCGTAGCCGGTCTGCCGGAAGACGGCGACGTCGGCGCGGGCGGTACCGGACTGGAGTACGCCGTGCACCCGGCCGAGGTAGGCGGCGATGTCCGCCACGTGATGCCAGCTGGGCTGCCGGGGCCCCCACGACTCGCCGTATCCGGGGCCGCCGTTGTAGGGGCTGAAGGCCGCGAAGCCGGGCCAGCTCGCGCCGGGCACGGTGGCGTAGGAGAACCCGTGGACGACGGTCTGGTTGACGCCCGCCGCATAGGCGCCGCCCATGGTGCGCAGGAATCGGTCCCAGGTGGTGCTGTAGGCAGAGCCGTTGTAGGCGCCCGACTCGCAGGACAGCACCGTGTGACCCGCCATGTCCCGGCCGCCCGCGAGACAGCGGAAGTCGTCGAGGTTCTTGAAGCCGAGGGATTCGCCCTCGGGGATGTCGAGGATCGCCGCGGACTCGATGGCGTCGGTCTGGAGTCCGTAGGGCTGGGCGCGCAGGGTCATGCCGAGGGAGTGGGCCCAGTCCCGCAGCGCGCGCACGTGGTGCCGGTTGAACAGTTCCGAGAAGGTCTCCCAGAAGTCGTGTCTGATCTGCCGGGTCAGTTGTGCCTCGAACGCGAACACCTGGTTGCTGTTGCTCAGGACGAGGGCGGGCAGGTGGGGCAGCAGGGGCCGGCCGGTGTGCTTCGCGAAGGCGTCCGGCAACGACGGAGTCCAGACCAGGCCGTCCGTCTCCAGTTCCACGGAGTCCTCGAAGAAGGCGCCGCCCGCCGCCTTCAGCAGGCTCCGCAGGCCGGGGGTCAGCAGGTCCTGCTCCCAGTAGCGGGTGACGGCCGCGGTGCCCGCCGGGTCGAGGTGGTCGACGACGTAGGCGGCGGGCGCGGAGTGCGGTCCGGACTCGGGCTGCTGACCGCTGCCGCGCGTCCAGTACGAGATCAGCGTCCACTCCCCGGCGTCGGGGGCCGTCCAGGTCAGGGTGCCGTCCTCGGCGACGGTGGAGGTGAGGTCGCGGACGCTGGCGAGGTCGAGTCCGGTCTCCTTGCGGGTGGAGTACGCGGGTTCGACGCGGGCAGCCTGTACGGCGAACAGCCGCTGCCGGGTCACACCGGCGGCGGGCGCGTGCACGGGCGGCGGCACCGGTCCCTGGAAGGTGGCTCCGGCGCTCAACGAGGCCCGGCCGTGGACGAGTTCCTTGGCGGCCGCTTCGTCGTCCGGGGTGACGCCGGGGACCGCGACGGGCCAGCTCGGGCCCAGGGTGAGGTCGATGGTGAGGCCCCGTCTCGCGGCCCGGCGCAGCGCGGCCTCGACACCGTCGCGCCAGGGCCGGCTGCCCCACCCGTGGTGCGCGGTGTCCAGTACCGACTTGTCCTTGACGCTGTGATGGACGGCGGCGATCTCCGCGCCGCCGAATCCCGCGTCCGCGATCTGGTCGACCTCGCGGGCGATCTCGTCGGGGTTCACCAGGCCGTCCGGCCACCACCAGCGGAACTTGGGCCGCACCGAACGGGCGGGAGCGGCGAACCAGTCGGCTGCCGGTCCGGTCGCCCCGCTGACGGACGGCGCCGCCGCGGCGGCTGTCCCGGATCCCAGGGCGGCCACGATCCCGGCCGCGATGCCCGCCGTCGCCCCGGCGGCGAGCACCGCTCGCCGTGACATTCCGTCGCCCTGCCCGACCGGTACCGGCATGAGTGCTCCCAGATGATCGTTCGCGTTTTGAATCGTTTCAATCACACGTGACGCGGGAACGCTAAGCCTGGGCTCGGAGCAAGGTCAAGATGTCGGACGGATCAAGTAGCGCCGGAGACCACGGGCATGGGACCGGCTCGGCCGATGCCGGACGGCCCCGTCGCCGCGCTCGCCCCGCCGACGCGGGGAGGAGACAGCGCGCGCCGCCTGCGTGCGCGGGAGCGGAGGCGCGGTGGACGACGGGACGGCGCTCGCCGCTCCGAAGACGTTCCCGGAAGCGAAGATCGAGCCGGACACGACCCGGCCCCCGACGGGTTCCCGCCGGGGGCCGATCTCCTGACCGCGACCGGAAAGGGTCAGATCCGACCGCCGGTGAGCCGGGTGAGCGGGCCCTGCGGCCCACGGCCGGAACGACGCCCCACGGCGTACGACGTGGCGGTCAGCACGGACAGGCCGGCGCCGACACCGGCGGCGATCAGCTTCCGGTGTGCGATGACCGTCCAGGCCGTCTTGGCGGTCGCGGCGACCTGGCCCGACGTCGCGACGATGGCCTGACGGCCCGCCTCGACACCTCGCGACGCACTCTGCGCCGCGCTCTGCACGGCACCGGTCGTCACCTCGGCCGAGCGCTGGACTCCGGCCTTGGTGGCCGATGCGGCGTCGTCCGTCTTCGTCGCGGCGCTCTTCGCGGCGCGGGCCGCCGGAGCGGTCGCCTTGTCAGCGGTGCGCCGGGCCTTGGACGCGGTCACCCGCTCGGCTGCGGACTGTTCATTCGTCTTCCTGTTCGGTTCACTCATGGACATCGCGTTGCCGCTCACCGCGACGGCAAACCCGTCCCGTCGCCCGAGGTGGACGACGGGGTCCCCTGGACGAGATCGGCGATCAACTGCTCCCCGGTCACGGCCGGATCGTCCTTGTGCGCTTCCCACCGGGCGAACGTCTCCGCGGCCGCCTCGGCGAAGCCGGACGGTGCGCCGACCGCCCGGCAGGCCCGGGCGATCTCGCGCATCTCCGGCTCCCAGCGCCACGCCCGCGGCCCGGCGCCGGCCAGGTGTTCCGTCCCGGCCAGCGGGGTCTCCGGCAGCAGACTTCGCGCCAGGTCGAGCAGGTCGTCCAGCACGCCGTGCCCGTCGGCCAGCGCGCAGGCCTGGGCCGCGAGGGCATACGAGATCTTGTTGTACGCGGCGAAGGCCAGCTTGAGCGCCGACGCCCGGCCGATGGGCCCCGCCAGGGTGACCGGGGTGAGCGCCGTGCCGTCGAACAGGGCGAAGACCTGGGCCACGGCCGTGTCGTCGCCCGAGAGATAGAGCCGGGTCCGCCCCGCCTCGCGCGGGGGCGGTCCCGTGATCCCCCCGTCCACCACGGTCACCGCGCCGCCCTCGAACACACCGCTGATGTCGGCCATCCGCTCGGGACTCACCGCGTTCGCGTCCACGTAGACGCCGTGAAAACCCGCCGCCGCCACCTGACCGGCGACGTCGAGCGCGGCGGCGGGAGGACAGACGCTCAGCACGATCTCGCAGGTCGCGGCCAGTTCCCGGATGTTCGCGGCGGATAGAAGCCCGTACTCGGCGGCCCGCTCCCTACTCGCCGCCGACCGCCCTTGCGGCAGCCACCGGACCACGGCTCCCGCCGCCACCGCCTGCGCCGCCACGCGTGCACCCATGGCTCCCGGATGCAGAATTCCCACGTCTCGATGCCCCATGTCCGGACCCTAACCGGACGGCTGTCCTGCGAGCCACGGCCCCCTCGTCCTCGTCACGGCCCCGGACGACGACGTCCGGATCCGTCTGGAGGCCGACCGCTTCCCTCTCGCCATGAGAGCCGCGCGAGCCATGAAAGTCACCGGCGCCGCGGAAGCACCATGGGGCCGAGCATGCCGACCCGGTGACGTCGTGCGGGAGCCGTCGCCAAGACCCCGCAGTCGCACCGCTGCTGACGGCGGGTCGCGGCTCAGCCGCCGCCGGAGGCCGTGTCGCCCTTGAGGCGTTCCAGGTCGGAGGGCCGGACCTGGATCACCACGATCGCGATCAGAGCGGCCAGGATCGTGAAGATCGCCGCCATCACGAAGGAGGCCGAGACGCCGGCGGTGAGCACCTCGTCGGCCCAGGGGTCGGGGAGTTGCCCGGTCTGCCGGAAGCGCAGACGTTCGGCGGGGGTCGCCTGGGCCAGGAAGGCCGGGACCTGGTTCTCCGCCTCGTTGCGGCTGGCCGTGCCGTACATCGTGACCAGGATGGACAGGCCGAGCGAACCTCCCACCTGCTGGGTGGCGTTGAGCAGCCCGGAGGCCGCGCCGGTCTCCAGCGGGGACACGTGGGAGAGCGCCATCAGCGTGAGGGACACGAACTCCATGCCCATGCCCAGGCTGAAGACGAGCATCGGGCCGAGGACGCTGCCCGCGTACGTGGAGTCGACGTCGGTGAAGGTGAGCCAGGACAGGCCGCCGGCCGCGAGGAGCGCGCCCACCACCATGAAGGGCTTGGGGCCGTACGTGGGCAGGAACCGCGAGGCGAGGCCGGCGCCGACCGCGATGACCGCGCTGACCGGCAGGAAGGCGAACCCGGCCGCGAGCGGGCTGAAGCCGAGCACGTTCTGCACGAACAGGGTGAGGAAGAAGAACATGCCGAAGATCGCGGCTGCCAGGCACAGCATGATGCCGTACGTGCCCGCCCTGTTGCGGTCGGCGAACATGTGCAGCGGTGTGATCGGCTGCCGCGATCGCCGTTCGACCAGGATGAACACCGCGAGGACGACGACGGCCGCGACGAACGAGGCCACCGTGAGCGTGTCCCGCCATCCTTCCTGCGCCGCTCTGATGAACCCGTACACCAGCAGCACCATGCCCACGGTCGAGGTCAACGCGCCGGCGATGTCGAAGTGGCCGGGGTGGCGTTCGGACTCCTTGATGAAGCGGGGCGTGGCGAGGGCGATGAGCAGTCCGATGGGGACGTTGACGAACAGCACCCAGCGCCAGTTCAGGTACTCGACGAGGATGCCGCCCGCGAGCAGGCCGATGGCGCCGCCGCCCGCCGAGACCGCGGCGAAGACCCCGAACGCCCGGTTGCGCTCGGGCCCTTCCGGG
Protein-coding regions in this window:
- a CDS encoding polysaccharide deacetylase family protein, whose translation is MARHGGRGWYGRVIAAAVGVTAMAAVTSVWTAQAGPVDGGKAGAGASASPSAAGSLPARVSVDIAHASDHGARGVNITIDDGPDPDWTPQVLQVLRENGVKATFCMVGSQAQAHPDLVKAVVADGHRLCDHTVSHDTTMDTKPDSYQSQQILDAERMITEASGGVRPVYYRAPGGAFTPYSRDLAASRGMRPLGWNVDTKDFERPGTAAIVATVENEVSNGPTILFHDAGGDRSQTVAALREVLPWLRQQGYSFGFPVI
- a CDS encoding YihY/virulence factor BrkB family protein → MARTSTSDHDDAEPGTTGRERTAGPDELVERRAPDGPGQLPKHSWSAVVKGVLREFQDDELTDRAAALTYYGVLSLFPALLVLVSLLGVAGQSATDEVLDNLRKVAPGSARDIISDAVQQLQGRGGVGSVMAVVGLVLAVWSASGYTAAFIRSANAVYDMPEGRPVWKVLPLRVGVTVVLLVLAVASALIVVFTGGLARQAGAALGIGDTALTVWSIAKWPVLVVLVTIMIALLYWATPNVRGRGLRWITPGSVVALVIWLVASAGFAFYVASFGSYNKTYGTLAAVIVFLVWLWISNIAILLGLEFDAELARQRAVAGGLPEDEEPYVQPRDTRAWSEDDRRGVE
- a CDS encoding abortive phage infection protein, which codes for MERTKGISRAGFLAGTAAAGAAAVLAPAGRAHATERERGLRRRGVVYTVGEGETPATGWTAERMRADLRAIRQDLHADTVDVTGDGVERLAATATEAAERGLHVWLQPTLGDVPARDILEHLAETGRVAQRLRRQGASVDLSVGCEFWLFVPGIVPGGTVLERVRNLMNGTYDPVVMQRRLDAFTARAASTGRSVFDGRLSYAAAQDDQVDWSLFDIVGIDYYSSFPRPADHVRELRRHTRRGKPLAITEFGACAYAGAPDAGGMGWDVVDHDKDPEEIKGHLVRSERTQAEHLTTLLGVFEAMGLYAAMAFEFVTPDAPHRADDPRYDLDMASYAVTRTVRNRPGHPEAGWHWEPKQAFHALARHYGPRAAPR
- a CDS encoding glycosyl hydrolase yields the protein MPVPVGQGDGMSRRAVLAAGATAGIAAGIVAALGSGTAAAAAPSVSGATGPAADWFAAPARSVRPKFRWWWPDGLVNPDEIAREVDQIADAGFGGAEIAAVHHSVKDKSVLDTAHHGWGSRPWRDGVEAALRRAARRGLTIDLTLGPSWPVAVPGVTPDDEAAAKELVHGRASLSAGATFQGPVPPPVHAPAAGVTRQRLFAVQAARVEPAYSTRKETGLDLASVRDLTSTVAEDGTLTWTAPDAGEWTLISYWTRGSGQQPESGPHSAPAAYVVDHLDPAGTAAVTRYWEQDLLTPGLRSLLKAAGGAFFEDSVELETDGLVWTPSLPDAFAKHTGRPLLPHLPALVLSNSNQVFAFEAQLTRQIRHDFWETFSELFNRHHVRALRDWAHSLGMTLRAQPYGLQTDAIESAAILDIPEGESLGFKNLDDFRCLAGGRDMAGHTVLSCESGAYNGSAYSTTWDRFLRTMGGAYAAGVNQTVVHGFSYATVPGASWPGFAAFSPYNGGPGYGESWGPRQPSWHHVADIAAYLGRVHGVLQSGTARADVAVFRQTGYAATGIGASWFTATGVPLGWTHQFLSGPLLDLPNATVSGGRLAPDGPAYKALFVEGDFFYSSTPTLATADARRLLTLAGAGLPIVLLGAFDQPLTPGVPDDGENDRLRDLLTRLLALPNVTRVTDKAAVGDALTGLGVVPDVRHATASTLLNAHRVTRDADFYYLCNGKHAETVKPPVAAIDHQVTLRHTRRTRGGTTIPYLLDPWTGEATRIARYTEDDGDVTVRVALQPGQVMIVALGRPGLFGDRNGARPHVVDTDASEALFDRGSLTIRSTEAGTRTTRLSSGRTVTTAIPSVPAPITAGRWQLDVDDWYPGSAPTRTDHVHRTLTLDTLLPWSAIPELADSAGIGRYRTTIDLPSGWTSAHGAHLELGQVSDTARVTVNGTGAPVVDRLHPVVDVGPLLRRGRNVIEVEVAVPLVNRLRVAQPAVFGAVARQDFGLVGPVRLVPYGQATVG
- a CDS encoding NAD(P)-dependent oxidoreductase — encoded protein: MGHRDVGILHPGAMGARVAAQAVAAGAVVRWLPQGRSAASRERAAEYGLLSAANIRELAATCEIVLSVCPPAAALDVAGQVAAAGFHGVYVDANAVSPERMADISGVFEGGAVTVVDGGITGPPPREAGRTRLYLSGDDTAVAQVFALFDGTALTPVTLAGPIGRASALKLAFAAYNKISYALAAQACALADGHGVLDDLLDLARSLLPETPLAGTEHLAGAGPRAWRWEPEMREIARACRAVGAPSGFAEAAAETFARWEAHKDDPAVTGEQLIADLVQGTPSSTSGDGTGLPSR
- a CDS encoding MFS transporter, yielding MALLVIASCQLMVVLDITIVNIALPDIQRSLDFSTTSLAWVVNAYTLTFGGLLLLGGRVGDILGRRRVFIFGVLLFVLASLLGGLAQNEAQLLAARALQGVGGAIASPTALSLVSTTFPEGPERNRAFGVFAAVSAGGGAIGLLAGGILVEYLNWRWVLFVNVPIGLLIALATPRFIKESERHPGHFDIAGALTSTVGMVLLVYGFIRAAQEGWRDTLTVASFVAAVVVLAVFILVERRSRQPITPLHMFADRNRAGTYGIMLCLAAAIFGMFFFLTLFVQNVLGFSPLAAGFAFLPVSAVIAVGAGLASRFLPTYGPKPFMVVGALLAAGGLSWLTFTDVDSTYAGSVLGPMLVFSLGMGMEFVSLTLMALSHVSPLETGAASGLLNATQQVGGSLGLSILVTMYGTASRNEAENQVPAFLAQATPAERLRFRQTGQLPDPWADEVLTAGVSASFVMAAIFTILAALIAIVVIQVRPSDLERLKGDTASGGG